Part of the Microbacterium sp. Clip185 genome is shown below.
CGGGCGACCTTGGATGCGGCGGTGCTCCCCAGCGTCCGGCCGTCGAACGACCATCTGGCCGCCTTGTCGGCCGGCGGCCCGCCGAAGGCGCGCTTCGCGCTCGTCGGCTTGTCGAAGCCGGTGATGAGGTTGAAGAACGTCGTCTTGCCCGCACCGTTGGGGCCGATGAGGGCCGTGATGGCGCCGCGCTGAACCTCCAGGTGGTCGACGTCGACGGCCGTCATACCGCCGAAGCGGCGGATGATGTTGTCGACGACGAGGATGGGGTCGGGCTTCGGTGCGCCGGGCGTCTGCGCGACGTGCGACAGGCTTTCCTGTGCGGCCGCCTGGGCCGCCGTGATCGGCTCAGACATTGAAGCTCAGCTCCTTCTTGCTGCCGAGGATGCCCTGTGGTCGGAAGATCACCAGGAGCATCAGCGCGATGCCGATCACGATCCACGAGAACTGATCGGTCTGCTGGGTGGACATGATCGAGTCGGGCACGACGATGTCGGTGATGCCCTGGATGAAGATGCGCACCGCGAAGAACAGGATCGAGCCCAGCACGGGTCCGAAGATGGTCGCGGCGCCGCCCAGCAGAAGCGCGGTCCAGATGAAGAACGTCGTCGAGCGTCCGAGTGCGTCCGGCTGGACGGAGGACGGGAGCACGTAGATGATGCCGGCGAACGCGCCGAGCACACCGCCGAGCACCAGTGCCTGCATCTTGTAGGAGTAGGCGCTCTTGCCGAGGCTGCGCACCGCATCCTCGTCCTCGCGGATGCCCTTGAGCACACGACCCCACGGGCTGCGCATGAGCAGCCACACCAGCACGAGGAAGACCGCGACGAGCGCCCAGGCGACGATGCGGATCCACCATCCGCTCACGCCGTTGTTCTCGTACGTGAACCAGAGGATGGTCGTGGAGCCGTCCGGCAGGAACGAGAGCTCGTTGAACGGGTCACGGTAGGTCGCACCGGGGAGGCCGTTCGAGCCGCCGGTGATGGGACCCATGATCGAGGAGCGCCCGACCATGCGCACGATCTCGGCGGCCGAGATCGTGACGATCGCGAGGTAGTCGCCGCGCAGCTTCAGCGTGGGGATGCCCAGGATGAGGCTGAAGATGACGACCGCGATGATCGCGATCAGCAGTGACGGCCAGAATCCGAGGCCCGCGCCGATCGACACGGCGAAGCCGTAGGCGCCCAGCAGCATGAAGCCCGCCTGGCCCATGTTGAGCAGACCCGTGTAGCCGAAGTGGATGTTCAGGCCGATCGCCGCGATGGCGAAGGCCGCCGTGGCGGGTGAGATGGCGCTGGCCGCCATCTGGGTGAGGAGGTTCAGGAATTCCATGTGTCAGCCCACCCGTTCCTTACGACCGAACAGACCCTGAGGTCGCACCAGCAGCAGCAGGATCAGCAGCAGCAGGGCTGTCGCGTACTTGAAGTCGCCCGGCAGCCAGATATTCGTCAGCTCGACCGTCATCCCGATGATGAGGGCGCCGAACAGGGCGCCGAAGGCGGTGCCGAGACCGCCCAGGGTCACCGCGGAGAAGAGCAGCAGCAGCAGCTGCATGCCCGTCATCCAGTTGATGCCGTTGAGCACGAGACCGAGCAGGATGCCGGCGAGTCCGGCCAGCGCCGCCGATGCGGTCCAGATCAGGCGGATCACCCCGTCGACGTTGATGCCGGATGCGGCGGCCAGAGCCGGGTTGTCGCTGACTGCGCGGGTGGCGCGTCCGACGCGGGTCTTGACCAGGAACAGGCCCACGGCGACGAGGACCACGACCGCGATGCCCATGGCGATCAGCGAGTCCTGGCTGAGCGAGACGGGGCCGATCTGCACGGGCTTCGGGTTGGCCATGACGATACGCACGGTCGATGCGCCGATGAAGAACTGGAACACGTACTGCAGTGCCAGCGACATGCCGATCGTGACGATCATGAGCTGCGTGAGCGAGAGCCTCTTCTTGCGCAGCGGTTTCCAGATCGCCAGATCCTGCGTGTAGCCGAAGGCGGCGCAGAGCACGATGACGATGATGCCGGCGAGCCAGATGTTCAGCCCCAGCAGGTTCGCGAAGACGAAGGCGAGGAGACCGCCGAGGGTCACGAGCTCGCCGTGGGCGAAGTTCGAGATGCCGGTCGTGCCGTAGATCAGCGAGAGTCCCACGGCCGCGAGTGCGAGCAGCAGTCCGAGCCGGAGTCCGGACGCCGCCTGCTGGGCGAGGCGGTCCCAGTTGAATCCGGAGTCGGCCGTCGTGCCGCCGTTCGTGGTACCGCCGTCACCGCTGCCGCCGGCCGATTCGAGCGAGAACAGTGCGGCGGTGTTGGCGCCGAGCGTCACGGTCCGAACCTGCGGTTCGTCGCTTCTCAGGGTGACGCCGTCGGGCAGCGTGTCCGCGTCGACAGTGACCGAGTACTCCCCGGGCTGCTTGACGCTCAGCGACCAGCGGCCGTCGTCGTCGGTCTCGGTGGAGACGGTGCCGCCGGGACCGGTGGCGGTGACCACGACTCCCGCTCCGGCGTCGCGCAGCGTTCCGGAGAGGCAGCCGACGGTGGCGCTGGGGGCGCAGACCTCGGTCTGCTTGGCGCTGTCATCGGTCGTCTCGGCGTGAGCCGCGGTAGGGATAAAGGTCAGCAGCGCGACGATGAGCGCGGCGAAGAGGAGAAGAATCCCGGGTAGGGATCGTCTCTCGGTCGCAGTGGTGGAAACCACGGAACCTCCAGTCGGGGACACGCACCCAGGATGCGGTCGGCATCGGCAATGACGACGACGCTACGAGCGTATTGTGTCCGTCGTGTTTCAGCGAGGACACGCCCCGGCCACGATCGCCTCATCGACGGATTCCGTCACCGGATGCCGTCCGAGCCTACGTAATCCGCAATCGCGCATCCCGCTGTCGCCCGCCCCTGTGGATACGTCGGAGCTCGCGGACGTGCGCGCGCGATAACGGATGCGGGAACAAATCCGCATCCGTGGCCGCTTACAATCGACAGACGTCGGGAAACCCTCGCCCGGACCGTGATCGGCCGGTGTTCGGGGCCTGCTCCCGCGTCTGAGGTCTAAGGCGACCCGCCGCATCCGCGAGTGCCGGCGGGGGAGGAGAGCGCGATGGAAAACAACGACCCGTTCGGCTTCGTCGGACTGACCTACGACGACATCCTGCTGCTTCCCGGGCACACCGATGTCATCCCGAGCGAGGCCGACACCTCCTCGCGCGTGACCCGCCGCATCACGGTGGCGACGCCCCTGATCTCGGCGGCGATGGACACGGTCACCGAGGCGCGCATGGCGATCGCGATCGCCCGCGAGGGAGGTCTCGGCATCCTGCACCGCAACGCCTCCATCGCCGATCAGGCCGCGATGGTCGACCGTGTCAAGCGCAGCGAGTCCGGCATGATCTCCGACCCCGTCACCACCACCCCCGACGCCACGGTCGAAGAGGTTGACGCGCTGTGCGCCCAGTATCGCATCTCGGGGCTCCCCGTCGTCGACGAGGAGGGGCACCTGGTCGGCATCATCACGAACCGCGACATGCGCTTCGTCTCCGGCTTCGAACGCCGCACGACCTACGTCCGCGACGTCATGACGAGCGAGAACCTCATCACCGCTCCGGTCGGCGTCAGCGCAGGTGACGTGATCGCGGCGTTCGCGAAGCACCGTGTCGAGAAGCTGCCCCTCATCGATGAGGAGGGCAAGCTCGCCGGTCTCATCACCATCAAGGACTTCGACAAGAGCGAGAAGTACCCGCTCGCCACGAAGGACGACCAGGGGCGTCTGCGCGTCGGTGCTGCCATCGGCTTCTTCGGCGACGCATGGGAGCGCGCGGAGGCGCTGCGCGACGCCGGCGTCGATGTGCTGGTCGTCGACACCGCCAACGGGCAGTCGGCGGGTGTCATCGACATGGTGCGTCGTATCAAGGCGGACCCGTCGTTCGCCGACATCGACGTGATCGGCGGCAACGTCGCGACCCGCGAGGGTGCCCAGGCGCTCATCGACGCCGGCGTGGATGCCGTCAAGGTCGGCGTCGGACCGGGCTCGATCTGCACGACCCGCATCGTCGCGGGCGTCGGCGTCCCCCAAGTGACAGCCATCTGGGAAGCCTTCCAGGCCGCACGCGAGGCCGGCGTGCCGGTCATCGCCGACGGCGGCCTGCAGTACTCGGGCGACATCGCCAAGGCGCTCGTCGCCGGTGCCGACACCGTGATGCTCGGTTCGCTCCTCGCCGGCACCGACGAGTCCCCGGGCGAGATCGTCTTCCAGGGCGGCAAGCAGTTCAAGCTGTACCGCGGCATGGGTTCGCTCGGCGCGCTGCAGACGCGCGGCAAGAAGACCTCCTACTCCAAGGACCGCTACTTCCAAGCCGACGTTCCCAACGACGACAAGCTGATCCCCGAGGGGATCGAGGGTCAGGTTGCCTACCGCGGGCCGCTGTCCGCTGTGGCCTACCAGCTCGTGGGAGGCCTTCGCCAGTCGATGTTCTACGTCGGTGCGCGCACCGTCGAGGAGCTCAAGGCCAAGGGACGCTTCGTGCGGATCACCCCGGCAGGGCTCAAGGAGTCGCACCCGCACGACGTGCAGATCGTGGTCGAGGCGCCCAACTACAAGCGCTGACCGAGCCCGTCCGAAACGCCGCATCCCGTCGGGGTGCGGCGTTTCGCGTGCCGGGGCTACGCTGACGCTCGTGATCCGCAGGCGTCAGCACCCCGAGGCCACTGTCTCGACGCGGCGGCTCGAGGCCTACACCGATGGCGTGTTCGCCATCGCGGCCACCCTGCTCGTGCTGGATCTGACGGCCCGCACCTTCGACGGCGTGCGCACCGACGCCGACCTGTGGGCGGCGCTGGTCGGCATGACGCAGCCGTTCTTCACGTTCTTCATCAGCTTCCTCATCCTGAGCCTGATGTGGCGGGCGCACGTCGAGCAGTTCGAGCACATCTCCCGCATCGACACGCTCGGTACGTGGATCAACTCGGCGCGGCTCTTCTTCATCGTGCTCGTGCCCTTCACCTCGACGATCAACAACGAGTTCACCGACCTGGTGCTCGGGCGGATGCTTCTGCCGAT
Proteins encoded:
- a CDS encoding branched-chain amino acid ABC transporter permease, encoding MEFLNLLTQMAASAISPATAAFAIAAIGLNIHFGYTGLLNMGQAGFMLLGAYGFAVSIGAGLGFWPSLLIAIIAVVIFSLILGIPTLKLRGDYLAIVTISAAEIVRMVGRSSIMGPITGGSNGLPGATYRDPFNELSFLPDGSTTILWFTYENNGVSGWWIRIVAWALVAVFLVLVWLLMRSPWGRVLKGIREDEDAVRSLGKSAYSYKMQALVLGGVLGAFAGIIYVLPSSVQPDALGRSTTFFIWTALLLGGAATIFGPVLGSILFFAVRIFIQGITDIVVPDSIMSTQQTDQFSWIVIGIALMLLVIFRPQGILGSKKELSFNV
- a CDS encoding branched-chain amino acid ABC transporter permease, with product MVSTTATERRSLPGILLLFAALIVALLTFIPTAAHAETTDDSAKQTEVCAPSATVGCLSGTLRDAGAGVVVTATGPGGTVSTETDDDGRWSLSVKQPGEYSVTVDADTLPDGVTLRSDEPQVRTVTLGANTAALFSLESAGGSGDGGTTNGGTTADSGFNWDRLAQQAASGLRLGLLLALAAVGLSLIYGTTGISNFAHGELVTLGGLLAFVFANLLGLNIWLAGIIVIVLCAAFGYTQDLAIWKPLRKKRLSLTQLMIVTIGMSLALQYVFQFFIGASTVRIVMANPKPVQIGPVSLSQDSLIAMGIAVVVLVAVGLFLVKTRVGRATRAVSDNPALAAASGINVDGVIRLIWTASAALAGLAGILLGLVLNGINWMTGMQLLLLLFSAVTLGGLGTAFGALFGALIIGMTVELTNIWLPGDFKYATALLLLILLLLVRPQGLFGRKERVG
- the guaB gene encoding IMP dehydrogenase; protein product: MENNDPFGFVGLTYDDILLLPGHTDVIPSEADTSSRVTRRITVATPLISAAMDTVTEARMAIAIAREGGLGILHRNASIADQAAMVDRVKRSESGMISDPVTTTPDATVEEVDALCAQYRISGLPVVDEEGHLVGIITNRDMRFVSGFERRTTYVRDVMTSENLITAPVGVSAGDVIAAFAKHRVEKLPLIDEEGKLAGLITIKDFDKSEKYPLATKDDQGRLRVGAAIGFFGDAWERAEALRDAGVDVLVVDTANGQSAGVIDMVRRIKADPSFADIDVIGGNVATREGAQALIDAGVDAVKVGVGPGSICTTRIVAGVGVPQVTAIWEAFQAAREAGVPVIADGGLQYSGDIAKALVAGADTVMLGSLLAGTDESPGEIVFQGGKQFKLYRGMGSLGALQTRGKKTSYSKDRYFQADVPNDDKLIPEGIEGQVAYRGPLSAVAYQLVGGLRQSMFYVGARTVEELKAKGRFVRITPAGLKESHPHDVQIVVEAPNYKR
- a CDS encoding TMEM175 family protein, encoding MIRRRQHPEATVSTRRLEAYTDGVFAIAATLLVLDLTARTFDGVRTDADLWAALVGMTQPFFTFFISFLILSLMWRAHVEQFEHISRIDTLGTWINSARLFFIVLVPFTSTINNEFTDLVLGRMLLPINFLLAIGCSWAQWAWAMRTRDRSMPDFPLSEARIQGGGALSALIISAGVVALSPLAGSLAFLLFLVDGPLTRLLSRPRATPDADAPSPDASAG